The following coding sequences are from one Anolis sagrei isolate rAnoSag1 chromosome 6, rAnoSag1.mat, whole genome shotgun sequence window:
- the EMC4 gene encoding ER membrane protein complex subunit 4: MSNPGGLVTNRGRRFKWAIELSGPGSGSRSRSDRSSGQGDTLYPIGYSDKQVPDTSVQETDRILVEKRCWDIALGPMKQIPMNLFIMYMAGNTISIFPTMMVCMMAWRPIQALMSISATFKLLESSSQKFLQGLVYLIGNLIGLALAVYKCQSMGLLPTHASDWLAFIEPPERMEFTGGGLIL; encoded by the exons ATGAGCAACCCAGGAGGGTTGGTGACCAATCGCGGGCGGCGTTTTAAATGGGCCATTGAACTCAGTGGACCTGGCAGCGGAAGCAG GAGCAGGAGTGACCGGAGCAGTGGTCAGGGGGACACTCTGTATCCCATAGGTTACTCAGACAAGCAGGTGCCAGATACGAGTGTCCAGGAGACAGATCGCATCCTCGTTGAAAAG CGCTGCTGGGATATCGCCCTGGGTCCCATGAAGCAAATCCCCATGAACTTGTTCATCATGTACATGGCAGGCAACACCAtctccattttccccaccatGATGGTTTGTATGATGGCCTGGAGGCCCATCCAAGCCCTCATGTCCATCTCTGCTA CCTTCAAATTACTGGAGAGTTCAAGCCAAAAGTTTCTCCAGGGTCTGGTGTACTTAATTGGAAACCTCATAGGGCTGGCCTTGGCGGTTTACAAGTGCCAGTCGATGGGCCTGTTGCCAACTCATGCTTCTGACTGGCTTGCTTTTATTGAACCACCGGAG CGCATGGAGTTCACAGGTGGGGGTCTTATTCTATGA